Genomic window (Falco cherrug isolate bFalChe1 chromosome 4, bFalChe1.pri, whole genome shotgun sequence):
CACTGGTAGGCATTTGCTGTGCTAACCCCCTGATCCCTTTTTAAAGTCTTGTGTCCTGCTGCTTGGCTCGGCCCCATCCTGCCCCTCGCCAGGGCGCTCAGCCCTCAGCAGGCAGCGGGGGCACCGATGCCAGGGCAGCCAGAAGATGTGCATAGATGTCGATGCCCCGCAGGAAGACTTGCTCATTGAGGAATTCGTTGTGGTCATGGAGAAGCACTGGGGTGCGGTTCATGGGTGAGAAGCCAATAGCGGGGTGTCCTGCCTGGGGATGGTGGGGTACAGGGTGAGgccagggatgggatgggcacCACATGCCCCGCTTTTCCTGGGCATGGCTCTTGTTTGGGGCTGCAGGTCTCACCCCGGGTGGGGGACccacaggcaggctggcagggcactCACCGCTCGGATGTAGCGGCTGTCGGTGGCAGCTGGGAAGATCTCAAGCTTGAGCTGCAGCTTCCTGACAAGCGAGACCTTGCATCAGCATGGGCATGGGGGCAGCCggctcccctgcccccctgccaccccacaggCAAAGAGCTCACACCAGGAAGGTCCCTCAGTCCTGCAGGACACGCAATCCCATCCCTTTCGGAGGGACGCAGGGAAATGCCTTGGCACAGCACAGGACAACCCCTCCCAACGCCTGCCATGACCCCAGAGACCCCCGGGGACCACCTGCCTCCCACCAGAGGATGTCCCCACCATGGTCCCGCCCTTCCTGGGGACACTACTCACATGTCCCTGCAGACCCCGCTGAAAGCTTTCCACCACGGGTCTGACTCCTCAGTGGAGGTGACGTGTTGGTCCATGCATTTCTGATGGAGGGAGAGGGCAggtgaggggcagggggtgggcaTGTGGCAGGGGAGGGACAGGTACGATGTGCCAGGTGGCTGAGACCCCTCACCTGGTGAAACTCATAGGTGACACCGTCCCCAGCACCCCGACACCATGCAGCCACCTGCTCCTCAAAGGCCTGAGGCAGAGATCAGAGGAGAAGTGTGAGCGGGGTACCCCCAACGCGCTCCCTCCCAGGTGGGGCCAGCATGGCACCCACCTTCAGGTCCACGGTGGGTGGGATGCGGATGTCGAAGCTGGCTGCCATCTCAGAGGGCACCACGTTGAAAGAGACGCCCCCCTCCAGCATGGTCAGGTTGAGTGAGGTGACATCCCCTAGGGTCAGGCTTGAGTCGGACTTGAGCCTCGGGGGACGCAAGGGAGAGTCAACCTCCACCacccagggaggaggagaagtgctcccccaccccaccagtacccccaaatgtggaaactgaggcacggagcGGCAGCGCCGGATCAGAGCCTGGCTCGGGATCCCAAAGACCCCCTCCACGGACTGAAATGAAGCCACAGCCATTCCCGCTGCCTGTCTCCTACCTCTGCTTCTCGCTCTCCCTGAAGGTCAGGAAGGAGTTGATGACtttgtgctggggaaggaagggcagTGGGTGAGGACCagtcctgcaggcagccccagggcaggcagcagagggcTGCACCTTCTCTTACCATCTTCTCGGCCGCTGTGTTGCTGATGAAGCGGGACCCATGCCCGGGGCTACCCATGCACTTCACTTTTATCCCTGTGGcagcaggggaagaaggaggcaTTGAGCAGAAAGCCCAGGGCAGTATCAGTGCCCCAgcgcccagcagagccagggacagggtgccacgcgtgcGGTTACTTACACCATGGGCTCTTCTCGCCATAGAAGACACTGTAGGTGTCAGACGGGCTGGCCAggcctgcagcaggcacagacaGGGGGTCAGCAGGGCACAGAAGTGCCATGGCATGCCCCCTTCTACTCTGCCCTGGCAGCATTTCCCCTCCAGGCTGGCACCGTGTGGGTCACTCCCCGGGAAAAGGAGCCCCCAGGGGGGTCTCTGGAagctgtgctgggtgccagTGCCCAGGGGACGATGCCAACAGGCAGAAGGGTGCATGCCAAGAGGAGACACGTCCCCATGGCAGCCCTGCTACCACTCACCCTCGTCCAGGGCAAAGCCCACGTTGAGTGCTCTGAACTCGGGGCGCTGCACAAACATCTCCATGCCTTTGTGTCCACCCACCTCCTCATCTGTGGGGGAGAGGCTGGTGTGGAGGAAGGAACTGGGGCATCCCCCAGCCCACCTTTCATGCcagcctgggtgctgccagcacacCCGATGTCTTTGGACAGGGAAACCCCTCCAGCCTTGACCTAGGTTGGCTCAAAATCTGGAGAGACTGGCAGGAGGGTGCCCAGCTGCCATGCTGTGGGGAACTTCAGAGCAtcacccagctgccagcccctcctGTTCCCCTGAGAGGTGACACCCTGGGGACTCACCAGGCACAAAGGTGAGGTGGATGGTGCGGGCAAAACACTTTCCCTCTGCCTTCAGCCTCCGGATGGCCTCAAGGTATCTGTGGGGAGAAGGTGGTGCCTGGTCATCatggaggagaggggctggtgTGCTCTGAGACACCCCAGGCAGGGTCAAGGGGTAGCACCTTCAGCCCCAGAGACTCTGGGGATGGCAGCATCCTGTCGTGCATCATTCAGAGGCACCCCCACCACCGTGCCCACCGTGCAAAGCCCTCCACTCACTGGATGGAGACACACTTCATGTCCTGTGCACCCCGGGCATAGATGTTGCCTTGCGAGTCCTTAACAGCCTCAAAGGGTGGGTAGGTCCAGTGTTCCtgtggggaagagtggctgtgATGGCATAGGGGCACAGCAGGCACCAGCTCCCATtcccctgccacccaccccaTCCTGCCCACCCCTTGCCCTGTCCCAGCACCTCGAAGACAGGCACGACGTCGGTGTGGGAGTTGAGGAGGATGGAGCGCAGGTGGGGCTTTGTGCCTTGCCACGTCAGGATCAGCACCACGCGGCCCTGGCACACCTGTGGGGCAAGGGCAGGATGTCACCAAGGTCGAGGCTGAGGGGCTGGGactggcaggctgcagccaaAAAGCATCAGACTGGGAAAAGTTTCTTGATGCcacccagcaggtcacccctttctctgctgggagagggcaggcagcaggagcaggcatGCCTGCACTCCCCCAAAGCTAGACGGAGCCTGGACGAAGGCACGAGACCTGGCTGCAATTCAGACGGAGGAGGGGAGACAAACCCAGCATCTTCCCCGGGTGCCCGGGGACACCCTGGGACAGCTGGTGCCCAGCAGGAAGGATGTCCCCAGCCAACACGACCCTGCCAGGTCCCCAGCTAATCATAGCACGGGCGGCTGCAAAGGTCAGCAGGGACTAGCCGGAATACAGGCTTAAGGAAGGGCTCAGGTCAGCAAAGGATTACAGGCAGAGGGGATTCACTCCTACCCAGCTCCagggtggcaggcaggggaaCAGCCCAGTCACTAAGGACCTGGCACAgatgggtggatgggtggatggatggacggacTGGGGGCTGCTCCTCGCCTCACTCACCTCCACTTTCTGACAGGCCAAGCCCAAGTCGGTGCCAACACGCTCCAGAAACTGGACAGCCGCAtctggggaggagcagggatgcCCAGAGTTATGTCAGGATCTCCCACCCCTCACTACAACTCACAAGGCTCTCCGGGGCTCCCAGGCCAAGGAAAGAGGTGACCAGAGAGGGCAGGTGATGGAGGTCCTGGGCACAAGAGGTGGCTGGGAGTGGGGACAGGAGCAGCTTGTCACCATCCCTTTGGTGCAAGGACTAggggaacaggaaaaaataagaattgaAGGAGGCAAGTTCAGGGAGGACAGTCCTCCACAGAAGTTTCGGGAGCTTTCtaccaataaaaaaatcttgatgtACTCTAGTGGGAGGATGAAAATTTTAACAGAAGATCTGCACGGGGTTACCACAATCACCTGtcccagagccagggcagcatgGAAACAAGGACCCTGAGGCACAGGGCTGGaggaagcaaacagcagctctgggtgcagTCAAGACATCCATGGATGTCCTCGCCCCAAACAAAGGCACCAGCAGAGATAAGGCACAAAGGTGCTCGCTCCTTAACACCTCGATCAaaacagccccagcccaggaCTTGGGCATCCGGGTCCAAAGACCGGAGCTTCAAAGCCACATTGCTGGATCCCTGCATGGCTCCCCGTCCATTTCCCCCCATCCTCACCATAGTCAGGTTTAGGGTGGACGGTGTCAATCCTCAGGTACTCCCGAAAAAGTGTAACCGAGGGGTCCTCCGAGGCCCCGGTGCTCTTCCCGGGCTTCCCGGGTGCCATGTCAGGGACTGGGGCTGCAAAGCCCTGGGGGAAGAGCGGTGAGATGGTTAATCACCCACCGGCCCCTCCAAAGTCCATCGGCAAGCTCGGTCGTCACAGAAACCAAAGCAGGATGGGGCAAAGGTCTCCCAGTTATGAGTCCTGGGATGCTGCCACCACCAGAGAAATTCCCCCACCTGGGTGCAGGGGCAGGATGGGGTGTGCCCCCCATGCCATCCTTTCATTCTCCCCCCAAAAGCACATGTTGTCACCCCAGACGCAGTGCCAGGGCAAGCAATGGGGTGAGGGTGTGACCCACAGAAGGGCTAGCTGGGGCATAGGGGGCtagcagggaggaaaggggggcAACGAGGCAAGGGAGGGGGTTATGGGGGGGAAGAAGGGTGTGTAGGGCAGGGGCACATGGTAGCTGGGGTTAGTCAGTGGTTAGAGGTCCAGCAGCATGCTAGGGGAGTGCAGGTGGGGAAAGAAGGGTGCTGATGTGAGGAGGTGCAGGTAAGGAAAGGGGGGCATGGCTTGCTTAGGGGGTACTGGAGACGTACAAGGGTGGACACTGGGGGTGCAAGGAAATGGGGATGGTGAAGGGGGATTGAGTGCTTACAGAGgacgggggggctggggggcctaCAGAAGGGTGACAGGCTACTGGGTATTTGaggggtgctgggcagctggaggagcaggaggatgTGGGGTGCTTAGGAGCACGTGGAGCTACAGCAGGAGGGGTTGAAGGGGAACACTGGGCAAGCTATGGGAGCAAGGGGTGCAGAGAGACTCTGAGGGGGGCACAAGGGGACCGTGGTTAGGGGTGCAGGGGTACTGTGGCTAGGGGTGCAAACGGGCACAGGTGGGGTATAGGGGTACCTGGCTGAGGTGCAAGGGAGGGTGCACAGTGGGGTGTAGCGGTACTGCAGTTAGGGTCCCACGGTTAGAGTTGTGGGGAGTGCAGCGTACCATGGGTAGGGGTGCAGGtgtattgggggggggggcaggacaCCATGTTTGGGAGTGCAGGGGTGTGCAGGGTACCGTGGTTAGGGGTGCAGGGTGCTGCATGGGTTAGGGTGCAGCGGCTGTGTTGTTGGGGTGCAGGGgaagcacaggcaagagggcagaGGGGTGCTGGATGCCATGgttgggggtgcaggggggtgcaAGACACCATGATTAGGGGTGCGAGGGGGTACGGGGGGCTTTCAGAGTACCGCGGTGAGGGGTGCAGAGGGGTGAAGAGTACCGTGGtagggggggggcaggagggcagggtgCAAGGGGTACCGCGGATGCAGGGTACCGTGGTTAAGGGTGCAAGGCAGTacggggtggggagggaggtgcaGGGTACCTCGGGGTATATACCGCGAGGGGTGCGGGCTTGCGGGGGGACGAAGGCACCAGGGCAGCCCCCCACGGGCTGCCGGGCGCTGCCGGCCCGCCCCAGCTCCTCGgacccccgcccggcccggccctaCCTccgcgctgctgccgccggcgcctgcccggcccggccccgctcggccccgctccgctccgccccGCAGCCGGCAGCGGGCAggaggcgggcggggggcgggcaggggaggAGCGGGGCCGCGGGGTGGGCTGAAggcagggggcagggaaggggaggggggcaggaggcaggagacaggcaggggccgggccgggcaccctcctgccccacactAGAGGCCGAGAGATGGGGCTGGAGCCCAGGGAGCCCCGCGGCGCTTGGGGACACACGCAGAAACCAGAGCAGCATCAGTTTATTGGCCTCCTGACAGAGGACACCCTGTCCTGCCAGACAAGGAACACCCTCAGTGTGTCCCCCGCAgccaccctggggacaccccaaAAGAGAACAGCACCTTTCACGCCAGCCACCTGTGTGTCCCAGTCCCACAGGATGCCCCAGCCTCTGTCCTTGCTCGGCAGCGCTCACTTTAGCTGGTGCAGGAAGCCCAGCAGGGCCCGGTGGAAGTCGTCTGGCTTGTCCAGGTAGCAGGCATGGCCGGCATCAGGCACCACAGCCACACGGTGCCCAGGGAGCTGCCGGAGGCTCTGCAGGGCCTGGGGAGCCAGGATTGTGTCACGGTCACCATACAGGATCAGGGTGGGCGTCTTGGTAAGGGCAGAGAGAAAACCAGAGTGGTTATCAGAGGGGGAAATGGCCACCACACTCCTTTTGTGCTGTGCCCACCTCCATCCATCATCATGGGGGCTGCAAAGCTGAGGGAAGGCAGGTGCCAGCCCCGCCACGAGCTGAGGGGAGCAAAGGTCCCCCTCACTGCTCCCCTCGCTCACCCCAAAACAGGGCCACCCTCCATGCCACCTTACAACCAGCTAGCCTACAAGGTTTGCCAGTACCCAGGGATATCCCCAGAGCCCACCAACCCAACTCACCTGGACCCGCCGGTACTGCTCAGCAGTGTAGTCCTTGGTGCCCACGGGTGCAATGGGCACAAAGCCAGCCAGCCGGTCCCCCTGCGCCAGGAGGAAGGGTAGGGCAAAGCGGCCGCTCATGGAGGGGCTGACAAGAACGGGCCTCCGGATGCCCAGCTCCTGGAGGACATGGTCCAGGAAAGCCACACGGTCCTGTGCTGTGGCCATCTCCGCCGGGGGTGAATCCCCATAGCCTAGGGCAGAGGGCATGGAGTGGGTGTGGGGTAGGGGGAACTGTGCAGCCTGCAATGATCTCTCCCCCTGAGGCTCAGCTAGCTTGGCAGAAAATAGGCACCCAGTCAAGCCTCAGCGGTTGTACAGCCACAGCCGTGCACCAGCCAGACCAAGCCAACTCCAGCCCAAGCGTTTGGGTGGCCACGGAAGTCAATGCCCTGGGGCAAAGCCAAATACCCATGGGGACCACCATTAGCTGTCTAAAAAGGTCCAGAGCCCTCCCTAAAGAGGTCCAGACCCCAGCAGTGGCTAAGGTGATGGACTGGAGCTGACCAGAGGGATCAACTTCAGGGCAATGCCGTGGTCCTACCAGGCAGATCTATTGCAACTGCACGGTAGCCTTCTCCGGCAAGCAGCGCCAGTGTGCCCAAGGCCTCCCACGTCTTGGAGGTGAATGCCTGGCCATGCAGGAACAGGACATCGGGCCTGTGGTGGGGAAAACAGGTGGGAAGGGGTTCAGGGAAG
Coding sequences:
- the ACY1 gene encoding aminoacylase-1 isoform X1, whose product is MAPGKPGKSTGASEDPSVTLFREYLRIDTVHPKPDYDAAVQFLERVGTDLGLACQKVEVCQGRVVLILTWQGTKPHLRSILLNSHTDVVPVFEEHWTYPPFEAVKDSQGNIYARGAQDMKCVSIQYLEAIRRLKAEGKCFARTIHLTFVPDEEVGGHKGMEMFVQRPEFRALNVGFALDEGLASPSDTYSVFYGEKSPWWIKVKCMGSPGHGSRFISNTAAEKMHKVINSFLTFRESEKQRLKSDSSLTLGDVTSLNLTMLEGGVSFNVVPSEMAASFDIRIPPTVDLKAFEEQVAAWCRGAGDGVTYEFHQKCMDQHVTSTEESDPWWKAFSGVCRDMKLQLKLEIFPAATDSRYIRAAGHPAIGFSPMNRTPVLLHDHNEFLNEQVFLRGIDIYAHLLAALASVPPLPAEG
- the ABHD14A gene encoding protein ABHD14A; the encoded protein is MPVGRGRLGLLLLGVLLTFLLYLLLPATQQERRLAGTRPEEGKRGRRVANTTARSGMAAGEPPVFYREASAGPQASGAASPGRPDVLFLHGQAFTSKTWEALGTLALLAGEGYRAVAIDLPGYGDSPPAEMATAQDRVAFLDHVLQELGIRRPVLVSPSMSGRFALPFLLAQGDRLAGFVPIAPVGTKDYTAEQYRRVQTPTLILYGDRDTILAPQALQSLRQLPGHRVAVVPDAGHACYLDKPDDFHRALLGFLHQLK
- the ACY1 gene encoding aminoacylase-1 isoform X2, whose amino-acid sequence is MAPGKPGKSTGASEDPSVTLFREYLRIDTVHPKPDYDAAVQFLERVGTDLGLACQKVEVCQGRVVLILTWQGTKPHLRSILLNSHTDVVPVFEEHWTYPPFEAVKDSQGNIYARGAQDMKCVSIQYLEAIRRLKAEGKCFARTIHLTFVPDEEVGGHKGMEMFVQRPEFRALNVGFALDEGLASPSDTYSVFYGEKSPWWIKVKCMGSPGHGSRFISNTAAEKMHKVINSFLTFRESEKQRLKSDSSLTLGDVTSLNLTMLEGGVSFNVVPSEMAASFDIRIPPTVDLKVAAWCRGAGDGVTYEFHQKCMDQHVTSTEESDPWWKAFSGVCRDMKLQLKLEIFPAATDSRYIRAAGHPAIGFSPMNRTPVLLHDHNEFLNEQVFLRGIDIYAHLLAALASVPPLPAEG